In Conger conger chromosome 12, fConCon1.1, whole genome shotgun sequence, one DNA window encodes the following:
- the LOC133105474 gene encoding interferon-induced protein with tetratricopeptide repeats 5-like has translation MRLAKLECHFNWGLNDANVNYLQYRLKSNIEMSVGEDRNIGWSYNNLAFTKFMQGLLEEARDDLEKAEEHIRKHHGDNCERQLIVTYGNFAWVYYHMGEHAQSQTYLDKLEKIKMQFPTESPAFLHPEIYGEKGRAFLNFSQQYYEKAKECFKKALELEPEEIEWNESYAVALCRTEFNLTSLEESPASRQLRRVLELDPNNAYMMALLGLKHSDYKEYQRAEELMEMAMDLDPNKPYVIQYVAKFYRKNKQFDKALSFLKRLQEITPNSAFLHHQLALIYMSKRQMSIQDGGEEAEALLTLCFQHLNQAVSIQPSFVYAMLDLAACYAEKKNFKKAEEMFQETFKVAIANNDSLHVVEVRYADFQLYHMKSVPLAIMHYKEGLRLQKDTAEGKRCAQQLKKLSRNPHDGEAYGLLGYVHEITGEKLQAIECYEKALLLDPGNEEYLTALRNLR, from the coding sequence ATGCGGCTCGCCAAACTTGAGTGTCACTTCAACTGGGGTTTGAATGACGCCAACGTAAATTATCTACAGTACAGGCTTAAAAGCAATATTGAAATGTCAGTGGGAGAGGACAGGAATATCGGATGGTCATACAATAATCTGGCTTTCACAAAGTTCATGCAAGGTCTCCTTGAGGAAGCACGGGATGACTTGGAAAAGGCTGAGGAGCACATCAGGAAGCATCATGGTGACAACTGTGAGAGGCAGCTCATCGTCACCTATGGCAATtttgcatgggtgtattatCATATGGGTGAGCATGCACAATCCCAGACCTACCTGGACAAGCTGGAGAAGATTAAAATGCAGTTTCCAACAGAATCCCCTGCTTTTCTCCATCCTGAAATCTACGGGGAGAAAGGCAGGGCATTCCTGAACTTCTCTCAACAATACTATGAGAAAGCAAAAGAGTGCTTTAAGAAGGCGCTGGAGTTGGAGCCAGAAGAGATAGAGTGGAATGAGAGTTatgctgtggctctgtgtcgCACCGAGTTCAATCTCACAAGCTTGGAAGAGTCCCCAGCAAGCAGGCAGTTGAGGCGGGTTTTAGAACTTGATCCAAACAATGCTTACATGATGGCTCTGCTGGGTCTGAAGCACTCTGACTATAAAGAGTATCAGAGAGCCGAGGAGCTGATGGAAATGGCCATGGACTTGGATCCCAACAAACCCTATGTGATACAGTATGTGGCAAAGTTCTAtcggaaaaataaacaatttgatAAGGCCTTGTCTTTTTTGAAAAGGCTGCAGGAAATTACACCCAATTCAGCCTTTCTGCACCATCAACTCGCTCTGATCTACATGAGTAAAAGACAGATGTCAATCCaggatggaggagaagaggctGAAGCTCTTCTCACACTGTGCTTCCAACACCTGAATCAGGCCGTCTCCATTCAACCCTCCTTTGTATATGCCATGTTAGATTTAGCAGCTTGCTATGCAGAGAAGAAGAACTTCAAGAAAGCAGAGGAGATGTTTCAAGAAACATTTAAAGTGGCTATTGCTAATAATGACAGTCTGCATGTTGTAGAGGTCCGTTACGCAGATTTCCAGCTCTACCACATGAAATCAGTGCCCTTGGCTATTATGCACTACAAGGAAGGGCTTAGACTGCAGAAAGATACAGCAGAGGGGAAAAGGTGTGCACAGCAACTCAAAAAACTTTCGAGAAACCCACATGATGGCGAAGCTTATGGGCTTCTGGGTTATGTTCATGAAATAACAGGTGAAAAACTTCAAGCTATTGAGTGCTATGAGAAGGCCCTTCTGCTTGACCCTGGCAACGAGGAGTACCTCACTGCTCTGCGCAATCTCCGTTAA
- the LOC133105518 gene encoding perforin-1-like, with amino-acid sequence MTPQPYLCLLVLGHLGVVLSCRVGTLEECQAAPFVPGHNLAGEGFDVVTLQHKGAYVIDLQTFLDSSDSCTLCENPLHGDELQKLPLSVLDWRAFTSCRQELSNTLLKTVTSVADSVTDFIENDWAVGLGLRNIGHLTIGGRHSTAVKFAIKANAIDKSVFTSHQLRCSHYSYRVSGNPPLSPEFQRQLRSLPQEYNLNTRHLYKRFIHTYGTHYIQQVRLGGRLRRLTSIRTCLATVNGYSATMVKDCLNTGLSVGLGFLKPSATTWSCRGLLENQDRKTGSWQSYLNHVTEVLGGRKWLGEVSLFRNELFDFQKWLTSLKDLPDIVSYSLVPLHELIPNPVVRGNVKSAVNQYLKENAILKDKSPKQCFWEPNLSPDCCPQNSKRGQLQVTVKRASGLHGDPVGETEPYVKFWYGPHFRKTYWIDSDDNPYWNRDYDLGHVEAYHKLTMEVWDKDVWYDDYLGGCYTWLREGSYSARCSLDEGGDLFFSYTLTCDPQLSGYQCGTYRPAPQ; translated from the exons ATGACTCCCCAACCCTACCTGTGTCTCCTGGTCCTGGGACACCTGGGCGTGGTGCTCTCTTGTCGGGTGGGGACGCTGGAGGAATGCCAGGCAGCCCCGTTCGTTCCCGGGCACAACCTGGCGGGAGAGGGCTTTGACGTCGTGACGCTCCAGCACAAAGGCGCGTACGTGATCGACCTCCAGACCTTCCTGGACTCAAGCGACTCGTGCACCCTCTGTGAGAACCCGCTTCATGGAGACGAGCTCCAGAAACTGCCGCTGTCCGTGCTGGACTGGCGGGCCTTCACCAGCTGCAGGCAGGAGCTGTCCAACACTCTGCTCAAAACCGTCACCTCCGTGGCCGACAGCGTGACCGACTTCATCGAGAACGACTGGGCCGTGGGCCTGGGCCTCAGGAACATCGGCCATCTAACCATTGGTGGCAGGCACTCCACCGCGGTCAAGTTCGCCATTAAGGCCAATGCGATCGACAAGTCCGTCTTCACTTCTCACCAGCTCAGATGTAGCCACTACAG TTACCGTGTCTCAGGAAACCCGCCTCTCAGCCCAGAGTTCCAACGGCAGTTGCGCTCTCTCCCACAGGAGTACAATCTGAACACACGGCACCTGTACAAACGATTCATCCACACCTACGGAACGCACTACATCCAGCAGGTGCGCCTGGGCGGTCGTCTTAGGAGGCTCACCTCCATCCGCACCTGCCTGGCCACCGTCAACGGCTACTCGGCCACCATGGTGAAGGACTGCCTGAACAcgggcctctctgtggggcTGGGATTTCTGAAACCTTCTGCCACCACCTGGTCCTGCAGAGGTCTGCTGGAGAACCAGGACAGGAAGACGGGCTCCTGGCAGTCATACCTGAACCATGTCACCGAGGTCCTGGGGGGGCGAAAGTGGTTGGGAGAGGTGTCCCTGTTCAGGAATGAATTATTCGACTTCCAAAAATGGCTGACCAGCCTCAAGGACCTCCCTGACATCGTGTCGTACTCTCTGGTCCCCCTCCATGAGCTGATTCCCAACCCTGTCGTCAGGGGGAACGTGAAGTCCGCGGTCAACCAATACCTGAAGGAGAACGCTATCCTGAAAGACAAGTCCCCCAAACAGTGTTTTTGGGAGCCCAACCTTTCTCCTGACTGCTGCCCCCAAAACTCGAAGAGAGGCCAGCTGCAGGTGACGGTGAAGAGGGCCTCGGGGCTGCATGGGGACCCGGTGGGGGAGACAGAACCCTATGTGAAGTTCTGGTATGGACCCCACTTCCGCAAGACCTACTGGATCGACTCGGACGACAACCCCTACTGGAACCGGGACTATGACTTGGGCCATGTGGAGGCCTATCACAAGCTGACGATGGAAGTGTGGGACAAGGATGTGTGGTACGATGACTACCTTGGCGGCTGCTATACGTGGCTGCGGGAGGGCAGCTACTCTGCCCGCTGCAGCCTGGATGAAGGAGGGGACCTCTTCTTCTCCTACACTCTCACCTGCGACCCACAACTCAGCGGCTACCAGTGCGGCACGTACAGGCCTGCCCCCCAGTGA